A portion of the Paenibacillus hamazuiensis genome contains these proteins:
- the pdxS gene encoding pyridoxal 5'-phosphate synthase lyase subunit PdxS, producing METGTSRVKRGMAEMQKGGVIMDVMNAEQAKIAEAAGAVAVMALERVPSDIRAAGGVARMADPTVVEEVMKVVSIPVMAKARIGHFVEAKVLEAMGVDYIDESEVLTPADEVFHINKHEFTVPFVCGARDLGEALRRIGEGASMLRTKGEPGTGNIVEAVRHMRMMMSQIRKVQNMSKDELMAEAKNLGAPYELLLQVHETGKLPVVNFAAGGVATPADAALMMHLGSDGVFVGSGIFKSDNPEKFAKAIVEATTHYTDYGLIAEISKNLGTPMKGIEISKLDATQRMQERGW from the coding sequence ATGGAAACCGGTACATCGCGTGTAAAAAGAGGTATGGCCGAAATGCAAAAAGGCGGCGTCATCATGGACGTTATGAACGCCGAGCAAGCTAAAATCGCGGAAGCGGCCGGTGCCGTTGCCGTTATGGCTCTGGAAAGAGTCCCTTCAGACATTCGGGCTGCCGGCGGAGTGGCGCGTATGGCTGACCCGACCGTTGTGGAAGAAGTGATGAAAGTCGTATCGATTCCAGTCATGGCGAAGGCGAGAATCGGACATTTTGTCGAAGCCAAGGTATTGGAAGCGATGGGTGTCGACTACATCGATGAGAGTGAAGTGCTCACACCTGCGGATGAAGTGTTCCACATCAACAAGCATGAGTTCACAGTACCGTTTGTATGCGGCGCGCGCGATCTTGGAGAAGCGCTTCGCAGAATCGGCGAAGGCGCGTCCATGCTTCGTACGAAAGGCGAACCGGGTACAGGCAACATCGTGGAAGCGGTCCGTCATATGCGCATGATGATGTCGCAAATCCGTAAAGTACAAAATATGTCCAAGGATGAGCTGATGGCTGAGGCGAAAAACTTGGGAGCTCCGTACGAGCTGCTGCTGCAAGTACACGAGACCGGCAAGCTGCCGGTGGTCAACTTTGCCGCTGGCGGTGTAGCGACACCGGCGGACGCGGCGCTGATGATGCATTTGGGTTCGGACGGCGTATTCGTGGGCTCCGGTATTTTCAAATCGGATAATCCGGAAAAATTCGCGAAAGCGATAGTAGAAGCGACGACTCATTACACCGATTACGGCTTGATCGCGGAAATTTCCAAAAACCTGGGCACCCCGATGAAAGGGATCGAAATTTCCAAGCTGGATGCGACGCAGCGCATGCAGGAGCGCGGCTGGTAA
- the pdxT gene encoding pyridoxal 5'-phosphate synthase glutaminase subunit PdxT codes for MKVGVLALQGAVAEHIRSLEMAGAEGVAIKKVEQLQDIDGIIIPGGESTTIGKLMRRYGFLEALQDYSAQGKPIFGTCAGLIVVAKDIVGQEDAHLGLMDIKVARNAFGRQRESFETDLAIKGIDENVRAVFIRAPLIVEVGNGVDVLSTYKGEIVAARQNHLLVASFHPELTDDYRMHSYFLQMIGETK; via the coding sequence ATGAAGGTAGGCGTTTTGGCGCTGCAAGGCGCCGTGGCTGAACATATACGATCGCTTGAAATGGCAGGAGCCGAAGGCGTCGCCATCAAGAAAGTCGAACAGCTGCAGGATATCGATGGCATCATCATTCCCGGCGGCGAAAGCACGACGATAGGCAAGCTCATGAGACGGTACGGCTTCTTGGAGGCATTGCAGGATTATTCGGCTCAAGGCAAGCCGATATTCGGAACTTGTGCAGGGCTCATCGTTGTGGCCAAGGATATTGTCGGTCAGGAAGACGCGCATCTGGGTTTAATGGATATTAAGGTAGCGCGCAATGCTTTCGGTCGACAGCGTGAAAGCTTCGAGACCGATCTGGCTATCAAAGGGATCGACGAAAACGTACGAGCGGTATTCATCCGGGCACCGTTAATCGTGGAGGTAGGGAACGGAGTCGATGTGCTTTCGACGTACAAAGGCGAGATTGTGGCTGCCAGGCAGAATCACCTGCTGGTCGCCTCGTTCCACCCGGAGCTGACGGACGATTACCGGATGCATTCTTATTTTTTACAAATGATCGGGGAAACAAAGTAA
- the serS gene encoding serine--tRNA ligase, translating into MLDVKILRNDFDRVREAMQHRGKTLDDIERFVSLDIKRRELLQEVEQLKNKRNVVSQEVAALKKAKQDADALIEEMKGVGDRIKQLDDEIRVLEADLDQIVLGIPNIPHESVPVGASEEENVELRRVGEVPSFAFEAKPHWEIAHHLGILDFEAAAKVTGSRFVFYKGLGARLERALINFMMDLHSDEHGYEEMLPPYIVNRDSLTGTGQLPKFEEDVFKIADTEYFLIPTAEVPVTNYHREDILTLEDLPKNFVAFSACFRSEAGSAGRDTRGLIRQHQFNKIELVKLVAPETSYDELEKLTAHAERVLQLLELPYRVLSLCTGDLGFSSAKTYDLEVWLPSSNTYREISSCSNFEDFQGRRANIRFRREAKAKPEFVHTLNGSGLAVGRTVAAILENYQQEDGSVLIPKVLQPYMNGVSVITPKK; encoded by the coding sequence TTGTTAGATGTCAAAATATTGCGAAACGATTTCGATCGGGTTCGTGAGGCTATGCAGCACCGCGGCAAAACTCTCGATGATATTGAGAGATTTGTCAGTCTGGATATAAAGCGCCGCGAGCTGCTGCAGGAAGTGGAACAGCTGAAGAACAAGCGGAACGTCGTCAGCCAGGAAGTCGCCGCGCTTAAGAAAGCGAAGCAAGATGCGGATGCGCTGATCGAGGAAATGAAAGGCGTCGGCGACCGCATCAAGCAGCTTGACGACGAAATTCGCGTGCTTGAGGCGGATCTGGATCAAATCGTGCTCGGGATCCCGAATATTCCTCATGAATCGGTGCCGGTTGGAGCATCGGAAGAAGAAAATGTGGAGCTTCGTCGGGTCGGTGAAGTGCCTTCGTTCGCTTTTGAAGCGAAGCCACATTGGGAAATTGCACATCATCTGGGCATTCTTGATTTTGAAGCCGCGGCTAAGGTAACGGGTTCACGGTTTGTTTTTTATAAAGGGCTCGGAGCGCGTTTGGAGAGGGCCTTGATTAATTTCATGATGGACCTGCACAGCGATGAGCACGGTTATGAAGAAATGCTGCCTCCGTACATTGTGAATCGCGACAGCTTAACGGGGACCGGGCAGCTTCCGAAATTTGAGGAAGATGTATTCAAGATCGCGGACACCGAATATTTCCTGATTCCAACTGCGGAAGTGCCGGTGACGAACTATCATCGGGAAGACATTTTAACGCTGGAGGATTTACCGAAAAATTTCGTTGCTTTCAGCGCCTGTTTCCGTTCTGAGGCCGGTTCGGCCGGGCGGGATACCCGCGGACTCATTCGCCAGCACCAATTTAATAAAATCGAACTGGTCAAGCTGGTGGCCCCGGAAACGTCGTATGACGAGCTGGAGAAGCTGACCGCCCATGCAGAACGTGTCCTGCAGCTGCTGGAGCTGCCTTATCGCGTATTATCGCTTTGTACGGGAGATTTGGGCTTCTCCTCCGCTAAAACATATGATCTTGAAGTATGGCTGCCGAGCAGCAATACATACCGCGAAATATCGTCCTGCAGTAACTTTGAGGACTTTCAGGGACGCAGGGCCAATATTCGTTTTCGCCGGGAGGCGAAAGCGAAACCGGAGTTCGTGCATACGTTGAACGGTTCAGGTTTGGCGGTAGGCCGCACGGTGGCGGCGATTTTGGAAAATTACCAGCAGGAAGACGGCAGCGTGCTTATTCCTAAGGTACTCCAGCCATATATGAACGGAGTTTCCGTGATCACTCCTAAAAAATAG
- a CDS encoding small acid-soluble spore protein P, which produces MPKDIPQPVNPPTGRQNREEHRQPSEPLSGSKKVKNRNHANRRYGEGS; this is translated from the coding sequence ATGCCTAAAGATATTCCACAGCCGGTAAATCCTCCGACAGGACGGCAAAATCGAGAAGAGCACCGTCAGCCGTCGGAGCCGTTGTCCGGATCGAAAAAAGTGAAAAACCGCAACCACGCTAACCGCCGGTACGGCGAAGGAAGCTGA
- the helD gene encoding RNA polymerase recycling motor HelD: MTIPEQDRVDETNRLQSVIAQIGERIAHVEKISEDRKSAVTDIRKNFWNDITVNVEETDDIMETISAVKQQSFVLKLEERGLRHAEDTLDRLMRLKQSPYFARIDFHEEDLPDTEKIYIGIASFMNEETQEYLIYDWRAPISNLFYDYPPGPAEYETPIGTIRGEIKLKRQFIIRRGELKYMFDTGVTIGDEVLQQILGKSADEHMKSIVATIQKEQNRIIRDDKHRLLIVQGSAGSGKTSVALQRVAYLLYKHRQSLNADNMVLFSPNAMFNSYVSTVLPELGEANMQQTTYQEYLNLRLGSQFQVEDPYSQLEYILTAHDEPGYMARISGIRFKSSSAFFEVVSRYKSFLEREGLLFKNIVFRGRVLLSGKQLARRFYEFDPSTRLANRIVLLRDWLLKELRELEKAERSADWVRDEIELLDAEQYQKAFLKVRKEQQHLEESFDFYDKESEVLAKMIVREKFDNIREKVKRLQFVNGTGTYKQLFTNEALFAQLSEGIETPEYWPEICEYTVQRLDRKDLAYEDATPLLFLNEMIQGFHTYNTVRHVLVDEAQDYSAFQYEFLKRLFPRCKMTLLGDLNQSIYAHSANLGSYQPLVDLYGENETHIIRLTKSYRSTREIVEFTKAMLPHGEAIEPFNRSGELPQVIRVADSAELRERLSADIQDLRRGGMQSIAILCKTAQESAAAYELLHPHLDVQLITKDDHTFVSGNLIIPAYLAKGLEFDAVLIFNGSEEQYGREEERKLFYTACTRAMHHLHVYYQGQLTPFISTINETSFVTK, translated from the coding sequence ATGACTATTCCCGAACAGGACCGGGTCGACGAAACGAATCGGTTGCAATCCGTCATCGCCCAAATCGGCGAACGCATCGCTCATGTCGAGAAAATCTCCGAAGACCGCAAGTCCGCGGTAACCGATATCCGGAAAAATTTCTGGAACGACATCACCGTCAATGTCGAAGAAACCGACGATATCATGGAGACGATTTCGGCCGTCAAGCAGCAATCGTTTGTGCTCAAGCTTGAAGAGCGAGGCCTCCGGCATGCCGAAGATACGCTTGACCGGCTCATGAGACTGAAGCAATCGCCTTATTTCGCCCGCATCGATTTCCATGAGGAGGATCTTCCGGATACGGAGAAAATCTATATCGGCATCGCCTCCTTTATGAACGAGGAGACGCAAGAGTATTTAATTTACGACTGGCGCGCGCCCATCTCCAATTTGTTTTACGATTACCCGCCGGGCCCGGCCGAATATGAAACGCCTATCGGCACCATCCGCGGAGAAATCAAGCTGAAACGGCAGTTCATCATCCGCCGCGGCGAACTGAAATATATGTTCGATACCGGCGTAACGATCGGCGACGAGGTGCTCCAGCAAATTCTCGGCAAAAGCGCCGATGAGCATATGAAAAGCATCGTAGCAACGATCCAGAAGGAGCAAAACCGGATCATCCGCGACGACAAGCATCGCCTGCTGATCGTTCAAGGCTCCGCCGGCAGCGGCAAGACGTCCGTCGCGCTGCAGCGCGTCGCCTATTTGCTCTACAAGCACCGCCAATCGTTAAACGCCGATAATATGGTGTTATTTTCGCCCAACGCCATGTTCAACAGTTACGTCTCGACCGTGCTGCCGGAGCTTGGAGAAGCAAATATGCAGCAGACCACCTATCAGGAATATTTGAACCTGCGGCTCGGTTCGCAATTTCAGGTGGAGGATCCTTATTCCCAGCTCGAATATATTCTGACCGCGCATGACGAACCCGGATACATGGCAAGAATCAGCGGTATCCGCTTTAAATCATCATCAGCTTTTTTCGAGGTCGTTTCGCGGTATAAATCTTTTCTGGAGCGGGAAGGCCTGCTTTTCAAAAACATCGTATTCCGCGGCCGCGTGCTCCTGTCCGGCAAACAGCTGGCCCGGCGGTTTTACGAATTTGACCCATCCACGCGGCTGGCCAATCGCATTGTGCTGCTTCGGGATTGGCTGCTGAAAGAGCTGAGGGAACTGGAAAAAGCGGAACGTTCCGCAGACTGGGTCCGGGACGAAATCGAGCTGCTTGATGCGGAGCAATATCAGAAAGCTTTTTTGAAAGTCCGGAAGGAACAGCAGCATCTCGAGGAAAGCTTTGATTTTTACGACAAAGAATCGGAAGTTCTGGCGAAAATGATCGTCCGGGAGAAATTTGACAACATCCGGGAAAAGGTCAAAAGGCTGCAATTTGTCAATGGGACCGGCACTTACAAGCAATTGTTTACGAACGAGGCGTTGTTTGCGCAGCTTTCGGAGGGTATCGAAACACCCGAATATTGGCCGGAAATTTGCGAATATACGGTTCAGCGGCTGGATCGCAAAGATCTTGCCTATGAAGATGCAACTCCCCTGCTGTTTTTGAACGAAATGATTCAAGGATTTCATACTTACAATACCGTACGCCACGTGCTCGTGGATGAAGCTCAGGATTACTCGGCCTTTCAATATGAATTTTTAAAAAGACTGTTTCCCCGCTGCAAAATGACGCTGCTCGGCGATTTGAACCAGTCCATCTATGCGCATTCCGCCAATTTGGGGAGCTACCAGCCGCTGGTGGACCTGTACGGGGAAAACGAAACCCATATCATTCGTTTGACCAAGAGCTACCGCTCCACCCGGGAAATCGTTGAATTCACGAAAGCGATGCTGCCCCACGGCGAAGCGATCGAGCCCTTCAACCGCAGCGGCGAGCTTCCGCAGGTGATCCGGGTTGCCGATTCGGCCGAACTGAGAGAGCGACTGTCCGCCGATATCCAGGACCTCCGCCGCGGGGGCATGCAGTCTATCGCCATTCTGTGCAAAACCGCTCAGGAAAGCGCCGCGGCCTATGAGCTGCTGCACCCGCATTTGGACGTGCAGCTTATTACGAAAGACGATCACACCTTCGTATCCGGGAATCTGATTATTCCCGCCTATTTGGCCAAAGGCCTTGAGTTTGACGCAGTTCTCATCTTTAATGGTTCCGAGGAACAATATGGCCGCGAGGAAGAGAGGAAGCTTTTTTACACCGCCTGTACGAGAGCGATGCATCATCTGCACGTTTATTATCAAGGGCAGTTAACTCCGTTCATTTCTACGATTAACGAAACATCCTTTGTGACAAAATAA
- the map gene encoding type I methionyl aminopeptidase, translating into MVKLKTADDINRIRKTGRIVAECHQELSRRIKPGISTLAIDEFVERYLEERGASQVIKGYKGFPYATCASVNDVVAHGFPSDEPLREGDIVTIDIVAKYDGWMADSAWTYAVGSVSEEAERLIKVTKECLYLGIRHAQAGKRIGDAMHEVQSHAERNGYSVVRDLVGHGIGRSLHEDPKFPHVGKPGRGFTLKEGMVITIEPMINVGSHELFLEMDGWTVRTLDGRLSAQYEHTIAITKEGPVILTEV; encoded by the coding sequence ATGGTAAAGCTGAAAACGGCGGACGATATCAACCGCATAAGAAAGACAGGACGTATTGTGGCGGAATGCCACCAAGAACTTTCCCGGCGCATCAAACCCGGGATCAGCACGCTGGCGATCGACGAGTTTGTCGAGCGGTACCTGGAAGAGCGTGGAGCTTCCCAGGTCATTAAAGGATACAAGGGGTTTCCTTATGCCACCTGCGCCTCGGTCAACGATGTGGTCGCTCACGGCTTTCCAAGTGACGAGCCGCTGCGGGAGGGGGATATCGTCACGATCGATATCGTTGCCAAGTATGACGGCTGGATGGCCGATTCCGCATGGACGTATGCCGTAGGCAGCGTTTCCGAAGAAGCCGAACGATTGATAAAAGTGACCAAGGAATGCTTATACTTGGGGATACGGCATGCACAGGCCGGAAAACGAATCGGAGATGCGATGCATGAGGTACAGTCTCATGCGGAGCGGAACGGATATTCCGTCGTCCGCGATTTGGTCGGCCATGGGATCGGCAGATCTTTGCACGAAGATCCCAAATTTCCGCATGTCGGCAAGCCCGGGCGCGGCTTTACGCTGAAAGAAGGGATGGTCATCACGATCGAACCGATGATCAATGTGGGCTCCCATGAGCTTTTTCTCGAGATGGACGGCTGGACGGTCCGCACGCTGGACGGTCGGTTGTCGGCCCAATATGAGCATACGATCGCCATAACGAAAGAGGGTCCTGTCATTTTAACGGAAGTTTGA
- a CDS encoding serpin family protein, which translates to MSAKRALAGLVIAALLTSCSKEASISFEKRAEAAASMDPKIVKAQNDFGLHLHRQLMQEETDKNVFISPASVSMALAMTFNGSAGETKQAMAKTLGWEGLQSEEINSGYKTLKSLLEQSGRGIQLDIANSLWLRKGKPLHKQFQETNRTYYGAEVTELDFNNSKAHETINNWVKKKTKDKIPSILSKPLSPDDYLVLVNAIYFKGNWKDEFSPSLTKEADFKLNQGSVKKVQMMTRTGTYEYLQEKGFQAIRLPYGEGQMDMLVILPDESSSLASLHEQLWSDASRWQQPFKPSMGEIRLPKFKLEYGKTLDEALQSLGMQIAYDSTKADFSAMAPVPPRLFIGEVMHKTFLEVNEQGTEAAAATSVSVKATSAEPPKERFTMNVDRPFFIAIEDRQTGAWLFTGSIYNP; encoded by the coding sequence ATGTCGGCAAAACGGGCACTTGCAGGTTTGGTCATTGCGGCGTTATTAACGTCCTGCAGCAAGGAGGCTAGTATCAGTTTCGAGAAGCGGGCCGAAGCCGCGGCTTCGATGGACCCGAAAATCGTCAAAGCCCAAAACGATTTCGGCCTTCATCTTCACAGGCAGCTGATGCAGGAGGAGACGGACAAAAATGTCTTTATCTCGCCGGCAAGCGTATCCATGGCTTTGGCTATGACCTTCAACGGCAGCGCCGGAGAGACGAAGCAGGCGATGGCTAAGACGCTGGGCTGGGAAGGATTGCAGAGCGAGGAGATCAACAGCGGCTATAAGACGTTAAAATCGCTGCTTGAACAGTCCGGCCGGGGGATTCAGCTGGATATTGCGAACTCCCTCTGGCTCAGAAAGGGAAAGCCACTTCATAAGCAGTTCCAGGAAACCAATCGCACCTATTACGGCGCCGAGGTGACGGAGCTGGATTTTAACAATAGCAAGGCGCATGAAACGATCAATAATTGGGTCAAGAAGAAAACGAAAGATAAGATCCCTTCGATCTTGAGCAAGCCGCTAAGTCCGGATGATTACCTGGTGCTGGTCAATGCGATTTATTTCAAAGGCAACTGGAAAGATGAATTTTCCCCCTCATTGACAAAAGAGGCAGATTTCAAGCTGAATCAAGGATCCGTCAAAAAGGTGCAAATGATGACCCGTACGGGAACTTACGAGTATTTGCAGGAAAAAGGGTTCCAGGCGATCCGCCTGCCCTACGGGGAAGGGCAAATGGATATGCTGGTCATCCTTCCGGACGAAAGCTCATCTCTGGCTTCGCTGCATGAGCAATTATGGTCCGACGCTTCGCGCTGGCAGCAGCCGTTCAAGCCAAGTATGGGGGAAATCCGCCTGCCGAAGTTTAAGCTGGAATACGGGAAAACGTTGGACGAGGCGCTGCAGTCTCTCGGGATGCAGATTGCCTACGACAGTACGAAAGCCGATTTTTCCGCGATGGCCCCTGTACCTCCCCGTTTATTCATTGGCGAAGTGATGCATAAAACATTCCTTGAGGTCAACGAGCAGGGCACAGAGGCCGCTGCAGCCACTTCGGTATCTGTGAAGGCGACATCCGCCGAACCGCCCAAAGAGCGGTTTACCATGAACGTGGACCGTCCTTTCTTTATAGCCATCGAAGACAGGCAAACAGGCGCCTGGCTTTTCACAGGGTCGATTTACAATCCTTGA
- a CDS encoding lactate racemase domain-containing protein, translated as MQSLDLKKFPEIPLPKFLKVEQYFQGDKVEDLPKEIRAKMEPHSTDLTGKRIAVGVGSRGIANLAQITKSVVDNLKAAGAEPFIIPAMGSHGGATADGQAELLAAFGVTEAAMGCPIDASMEVESIGVLEEGLPVYVAKSALQADGITFIARVKPHTCFRGPIESGLCKMLAIGFGKQVGAASLHNRGFGRFAELIPKAAQMILAKTNVLFGVALIENAYEETSVVEVVPKEDIMGLEREKQLLELAKARMGRILLPSFDVLVIGEIGKNISGDGQDPNVTGLFFTPYASGGPTFKKCAILDVTEQSHGNANGVGMADVTTRKLFDKIDFISMYTNAFTSTEVQAVKVPMVASTPEDALRMAVKMCNGVRPFGHKIVWIQNTLELRRIVISEPLLSEAESHPQISLVSEPKELVFSQGEPQLHLL; from the coding sequence ATGCAATCGCTGGACTTGAAGAAATTCCCGGAAATCCCGCTGCCTAAGTTCTTGAAGGTAGAGCAGTATTTTCAAGGAGATAAAGTGGAGGATTTACCGAAAGAGATTCGAGCGAAAATGGAACCGCACTCGACCGATTTGACCGGAAAACGGATCGCCGTGGGTGTAGGCAGCAGAGGAATCGCCAATTTGGCGCAAATTACAAAGTCGGTCGTCGACAATTTGAAAGCCGCGGGGGCGGAGCCGTTCATTATACCTGCGATGGGAAGCCATGGCGGAGCTACGGCGGACGGACAAGCCGAATTACTGGCCGCCTTCGGGGTCACGGAGGCGGCAATGGGCTGCCCGATCGACGCCTCCATGGAAGTGGAATCCATCGGAGTGCTGGAGGAGGGGCTGCCCGTATATGTCGCTAAAAGCGCCCTGCAGGCGGACGGCATAACGTTCATTGCCAGGGTGAAGCCGCATACCTGTTTTCGCGGGCCGATAGAAAGCGGTCTTTGCAAAATGCTGGCGATCGGATTCGGCAAGCAGGTCGGCGCCGCTTCCCTGCACAATCGCGGATTCGGGCGTTTTGCCGAGCTCATTCCCAAAGCGGCACAGATGATATTGGCCAAAACCAACGTGTTATTCGGCGTTGCCCTGATTGAGAACGCCTACGAGGAAACATCGGTGGTCGAGGTCGTTCCGAAGGAGGACATTATGGGGCTGGAGCGGGAGAAGCAGCTGCTGGAGCTGGCAAAAGCCCGAATGGGCCGCATCCTGCTTCCCTCCTTTGACGTTCTCGTGATCGGGGAGATCGGAAAAAACATTAGCGGCGACGGACAAGATCCGAATGTCACCGGTCTGTTTTTCACTCCTTATGCGAGCGGGGGCCCGACCTTTAAAAAATGTGCCATCCTGGATGTAACGGAGCAATCGCACGGCAATGCCAACGGCGTCGGGATGGCGGACGTAACCACTCGCAAGCTTTTCGACAAAATCGATTTTATCAGCATGTATACCAATGCCTTTACCAGCACCGAAGTGCAGGCGGTCAAAGTGCCGATGGTCGCCTCGACACCCGAAGATGCCCTGCGGATGGCGGTTAAAATGTGCAACGGTGTCAGGCCGTTCGGGCACAAAATCGTGTGGATCCAAAACACGCTGGAGCTGAGACGCATCGTAATCAGCGAGCCTTTGTTAAGCGAGGCCGAGTCACACCCGCAAATCAGCCTCGTCTCGGAGCCGAAGGAGCTTGTTTTTAGTCAAGGAGAGCCGCAACTGCATCTTCTATGA
- a CDS encoding ABC transporter substrate-binding protein, producing the protein MKLAKKSLIACAAAALLLTSACGGGGSGQAENKGGAEPAKAKPFEGKKITVFVQNHPWTDTIKAALPEFEAATGMKVDIQGFSDTQLQQKLAVQLTSRSESPDVFMFRPYMDRIQYAKNGWLSPLDDNVKKNPNYEFGDFLKSAVDENTADGKLLGIPIFADQFVLYYRKDLLEKHGMAVPKTLDELKEAAKKLHDPANEMYGFVARGERNSLVVGVSSYLFAQGGDFLKGDLSSGATATVNTPEAISGFQIYADLLRNYAPQGVLNMAWPQAAGIFAQGKAAFFTETGSVYQNVTDPKKSLVSDKVGFAMFPAGSNGVKPFNVAAWSLGINANTKNKDASWAFIEWATNKENVLKIQRNGVPGLRNSVWDKKEGTETYPQDLAAAIKETMKVGIGHNVPQVISVGEARDAVGTIVVKAVLGEDIKAAADKANAELQAIIDKDKAK; encoded by the coding sequence ATGAAATTGGCAAAGAAAAGCTTGATCGCTTGCGCGGCTGCAGCCCTGTTGCTCACTTCGGCGTGCGGCGGCGGCGGCTCGGGGCAGGCGGAAAATAAAGGCGGAGCGGAGCCGGCCAAAGCCAAACCTTTTGAAGGAAAGAAAATTACCGTATTCGTGCAAAACCATCCCTGGACGGATACGATTAAGGCGGCGCTCCCCGAGTTTGAAGCGGCGACCGGGATGAAGGTCGATATTCAGGGCTTTTCCGACACCCAGCTGCAGCAGAAGCTTGCCGTACAGCTCACTTCGCGCTCGGAGTCTCCGGATGTGTTCATGTTCAGGCCATACATGGATAGAATCCAATACGCCAAGAACGGCTGGCTGTCTCCGTTGGACGACAATGTGAAAAAGAATCCGAATTATGAATTCGGCGACTTCCTTAAATCTGCGGTGGACGAGAATACGGCTGACGGTAAACTGCTCGGCATTCCTATTTTTGCGGATCAATTCGTTCTGTATTACCGCAAAGATTTATTGGAAAAGCACGGTATGGCCGTGCCCAAAACGTTGGACGAGCTTAAGGAAGCGGCAAAGAAACTGCACGATCCCGCAAACGAGATGTACGGCTTCGTCGCAAGGGGCGAACGTAACTCGCTCGTTGTCGGCGTATCTTCCTATCTGTTTGCTCAGGGCGGCGATTTCTTAAAGGGCGACTTATCTTCGGGCGCTACCGCTACGGTCAATACGCCGGAGGCGATCAGCGGCTTTCAGATTTATGCCGATCTTCTGAGAAATTATGCGCCTCAGGGCGTTTTGAATATGGCATGGCCGCAAGCGGCGGGGATTTTCGCGCAAGGGAAAGCGGCTTTCTTTACGGAGACCGGCTCCGTGTACCAGAACGTAACGGACCCGAAGAAGTCGCTGGTCAGCGACAAGGTCGGTTTTGCGATGTTCCCGGCAGGTTCAAACGGGGTCAAGCCGTTTAACGTGGCGGCCTGGTCGCTCGGCATCAACGCCAATACGAAAAATAAAGACGCGTCATGGGCGTTCATAGAGTGGGCGACAAATAAGGAAAATGTGCTGAAAATCCAAAGAAACGGCGTTCCCGGGCTAAGAAATTCGGTTTGGGACAAAAAAGAAGGGACGGAAACATACCCGCAGGATTTGGCGGCGGCGATTAAAGAAACGATGAAGGTCGGCATCGGACATAACGTTCCGCAGGTGATCAGCGTCGGCGAAGCCCGGGATGCGGTCGGTACGATCGTGGTGAAAGCGGTGCTTGGCGAAGATATTAAAGCAGCGGCCGACAAAGCGAATGCCGAATTACAGGCCATCATCGACAAGGATAAAGCAAAGTAA